In Haloplanus rubicundus, one DNA window encodes the following:
- a CDS encoding bacterio-opsin activator domain-containing protein — protein MDDRLQRAPIGMLDVSADGTVSDINETGRTLIGVTTDPTGATLDDVVPRSVDDTLLTAFEGASVTEAEFEEYYPDLDRWLAVSVVGIDGGGIVYLRDVTARRREKRSLEQLRQERKRTGLIDDVLSDILAALVDATSREEIAETICRGLGETELYEFAWVGERDMGRDELVVRAVAGETGKTFEAVRDAVDDGTVTTPEERAVENGRLRDVQPLTASVSVPESVRTAGFADGVQSALAIPLVYGPNVHGVVGVYADGTETFSDRERASFETLGEVAGFAITAVRNRNLLLSDRVAEITFELGEGSVLTGLSRSLDATLQLEGMVPQDDDTLLCFVSVEDGDVERIEHEAADVEAIAKTRIIDDSESGGTVGITVRGGTPLLAVAALGGTVRRATFEGGTGRLVADLPPDGDVRRIVETISHEYDAEFVAKEERERSVTTAREFRDELDDRLTERQQTVLRTAYLADYFESPRGSTAEEVAASLDITGSTLLHHLRASQRKLLDAYLAERTGAASGSK, from the coding sequence ATGGACGACCGACTCCAGCGGGCACCGATCGGCATGCTCGACGTCTCGGCCGACGGGACCGTCTCGGACATCAACGAGACCGGTCGGACACTGATCGGCGTCACGACCGATCCGACTGGCGCCACGCTCGACGACGTGGTTCCGCGGTCCGTCGACGACACGCTCCTCACTGCATTCGAGGGGGCGTCCGTCACCGAGGCGGAGTTCGAGGAGTACTATCCCGACCTCGACCGGTGGCTCGCCGTCTCCGTCGTCGGGATCGACGGGGGAGGGATCGTCTATCTCCGGGACGTGACGGCACGGCGCCGCGAGAAACGGTCCCTCGAACAGCTACGCCAGGAACGCAAACGAACCGGGCTCATCGACGACGTGCTGTCGGACATCCTCGCAGCACTCGTCGATGCCACGTCTCGTGAGGAGATTGCCGAAACGATCTGCCGAGGGCTCGGTGAGACCGAACTGTACGAATTCGCCTGGGTTGGAGAGCGCGACATGGGACGCGACGAACTCGTCGTCCGCGCCGTCGCGGGCGAGACCGGCAAGACCTTCGAGGCCGTCCGTGACGCGGTCGACGATGGAACCGTGACGACGCCCGAGGAGCGTGCCGTCGAGAACGGCCGACTGCGGGACGTTCAGCCACTCACTGCCAGTGTTTCGGTCCCCGAATCGGTGCGGACGGCCGGCTTCGCCGACGGCGTCCAGTCGGCGTTGGCGATTCCGCTCGTCTACGGGCCGAACGTCCACGGCGTGGTCGGGGTCTATGCCGACGGCACCGAGACGTTCTCCGACCGGGAGCGCGCCAGTTTCGAGACGCTGGGCGAGGTGGCCGGGTTCGCGATCACGGCGGTTCGGAATCGGAACCTGTTGCTCTCGGACCGCGTCGCGGAGATCACGTTCGAACTCGGCGAGGGATCGGTGCTGACTGGACTGAGTCGGTCACTCGACGCGACGTTGCAACTCGAAGGCATGGTGCCACAGGACGACGATACGCTGCTCTGTTTCGTCTCGGTGGAGGATGGCGACGTGGAGCGGATCGAGCACGAGGCCGCGGACGTCGAGGCGATAGCGAAGACACGTATCATCGACGACTCCGAGTCCGGTGGGACCGTCGGCATCACCGTCCGAGGTGGGACGCCCTTGCTCGCCGTCGCCGCGCTGGGTGGGACCGTTCGACGCGCGACCTTCGAGGGTGGAACGGGACGCCTCGTGGCCGATCTGCCCCCGGACGGCGACGTTCGCCGGATCGTGGAGACGATCAGCCACGAGTACGACGCCGAGTTCGTCGCCAAGGAGGAACGGGAGCGGTCGGTGACGACTGCCCGCGAGTTCCGCGACGAGTTGGACGACCGGCTGACCGAGCGCCAGCAGACGGTGCTTCGAACCGCGTACCTCGCCGATTACTTCGAGTCGCCGCGGGGAAGCACGGCCGAAGAAGTCGCCGCCTCGCTCGACATCACGGGGTCGACGCTCCTGCACCACCTCCGTGCCAGTCAGCGGAAGCTCCTGGATGCGTATCTCGCGGAGCGGACGGGGGCGGCCAGCGGGTCGAAGTGA
- a CDS encoding response regulator transcription factor: MSGTDSAADVRTLVVDDEQEVADAYALRLRDHCDIETAYSGEAALSAVEDSSIDIVLLDRHMPGLSGDDVLSELVDRDYYGRVVMVTAVDPGIEVLDMPFDDYLCKPVDREDIRAVIDQQRRILAYETLGEYFSAEAKRAVLEAELGTEKRREHGKYTDVAERAERLERRVRRLLTDDDVLDRFDAIDREEV; this comes from the coding sequence ATGTCCGGAACCGACAGCGCGGCGGACGTACGCACGCTCGTCGTCGACGACGAGCAGGAAGTAGCGGACGCGTACGCACTGCGACTGCGTGATCACTGTGATATCGAGACGGCCTACAGCGGCGAGGCGGCGCTCTCGGCCGTGGAGGACTCGTCCATCGACATCGTCCTGCTGGACCGGCACATGCCGGGGCTGTCGGGCGACGACGTGCTGTCGGAACTCGTCGACCGCGACTACTACGGACGCGTCGTCATGGTCACCGCCGTCGACCCCGGGATCGAAGTCCTCGATATGCCGTTCGACGACTATCTGTGTAAGCCGGTCGACCGCGAGGACATCCGCGCCGTCATCGATCAACAGCGACGGATTCTCGCGTACGAGACGCTCGGGGAGTACTTCAGCGCCGAAGCCAAACGAGCGGTGCTCGAAGCCGAACTGGGCACCGAGAAACGCCGGGAACACGGGAAGTACACGGACGTGGCCGAGCGAGCGGAGCGACTCGAACGCCGCGTCCGGCGGCTGCTGACCGACGACGACGTCCTCGATCGGTTCGACGCAATCGACCGCGAAGAGGTGTGA
- a CDS encoding ArsR/SmtB family transcription factor, whose amino-acid sequence MSAQSPPRPTHRTDRTDDVCLSAAELFDLFGDEYTRRVYQAVTAQPRSGRAVAEAAGVSRATAYRRLNELRDAGLVRTETMVCDDGHHKERFEGVATSLSISLDDGLETAVDVAD is encoded by the coding sequence ATGTCCGCTCAGTCACCCCCTCGACCGACTCACCGGACGGATCGAACGGACGACGTCTGCCTCTCGGCGGCCGAACTGTTCGACCTCTTCGGGGACGAGTACACCCGGCGCGTGTATCAGGCCGTCACGGCGCAGCCACGAAGCGGCCGCGCCGTCGCCGAGGCGGCGGGCGTCTCACGGGCAACGGCGTATCGCCGCCTCAACGAACTGCGTGATGCGGGGCTCGTCCGGACGGAGACGATGGTCTGTGACGACGGCCACCACAAGGAGCGGTTCGAGGGCGTCGCCACGTCGCTCTCTATCTCCCTCGACGACGGCCTCGAGACGGCGGTCGACGTCGCCGACTGA